The Crassaminicella indica genomic interval AGATGCATAAAATGCCGTTCTTGCGTGGTGGCTTGTCCATCAAAAGCTATCGTTATAAAATAAAAAGTATTAAATATGTAGATCAGGATTTCTCCTGATCTTAAAGAAGGTGTAATAACAGATGGCTGACAGAAAAATTATGTAAGGAGAATTGGGAAAATCCCAATTCTTTCTAATATCTTCCAAAACCACAAAAATTACAGAATAATATTACTAATAACAAGAAGAAAAACAATAAACTGCTATCACAGCCACCAAAGATTCCACCAATTCCACCACATTGACTATTAGACATCTATTTACACCTCCTTAATAAATATGTATTTATTGAATCTGTTTTGTTTTTGTCCTAATATAAAGTATGCAGGTAGAAACATATATGTTACGAAATTAGGTATTTATATGTATAGAATTGGGAAAATCCCAATTCTTTTTTTTAATAACGGCCACAAGAGCAAGGACCACAGAATAATACTACTAAAAGCAAGAAGAATAATAATAATTCATCTCGACTATTAAATAAACCAAATCTTCCGTCAGCCATTATTTAATCCCTCCTTTATTAGATATGTAATATTGTATTTTCTTGTCCTTTTTCTAATATAGATTATGTAAGATACAAGATATATGTTACAGATAATATGATATTTATTAAAAATAATTAGATAATGATATTATGTAAAATTGAGAAATTTTCTGGTTTTTGGCTTTAATATTTTTATATCCTTATAAAACTGAAAATTATGAAAAATAAATATTTATTCATTTTGTGTATTCATACAAAAAACAAATGTATTTTATTTATAAACAAATTTGCTAAAAAGTATTGAAAAATAATAAAAATTACTTTATACTACATAGTATCTTTATTAATTGTTTTGAATAAGATAAAAGAGACTAAGGAGGAAGGAATTATGCAAAAGAAAATGGGATTACTCCCAAAGCTGCTTTTAGGAATCATTTTTGGTATTATTATTGGATTGATTTCAAAATCTATAGAAATGTATATACCAGTAAGGTTATTAAGTACATTTAGTGGTATATTCGGAAATTTTCTAAAATTCATTATTCCATGTATTATTATTGGATTTGTAGCACCAGGTATTGCTGATTTAGGGAAGTCTGCTGGTAAAATGTTAGGTATTACAGCGTTGTTTGCTTATAGCTCAACCATCATTGCTGGAACATTTGCTTATGTTGCTGGTTCTAGTATATTATCTAAAGTGATAAAAGTTGGAGAAACAGCAGGTAAATCAAATATTGATTTATCTCCATATTTTACAATAGAAATGCCACCGATAATGGGTGTTATGACTGCTTTAGTATTAGCTTTTGTACTAGGTGTAGGAATGGCAAGTATCAAAGGAAAGGATTTAAAAGGTGCTTTATCTGATTTTCAAAGTATTGTAGAATTAGTGATTAAAAATGTAATTATTCCTTTTATTCCAATACATGTTGCAGGGATTATGGCAAAATTAACAACTACAGGAGAAATATTTGTAACAATCAAAGCATTCTCAACAGTATTTGCAATTATTATTCCATTACAAATCATATATGTGCTTTTGCAATATATAGTTGCTTGGATGTTTACAAAGAAAAGTCCTGCTGTATGTATTAAAAATATGCTTCCTGCATATTTTACAGCAATTGGTACACAGTCTTCAGCAGCAACAATTCCAATTACAATGCAAAGTGCAAGAAAAAATGGAATAGCGGAAGATGTTGTTGACTTTGTTGTTCCACTATGTGCTACTATCCATTTAGCAGGGGATACAATTACATTGGTATTGTTATCTATGGGTGTGATGATGATTGCTGGAACTGTTCCAACATTTTCAATGATGCTTCCATTTATTCTTATGCTTGGAGTTACAATGGTAGCAGCACCGGGAATACCAGGTGGAGGAGTAATGGCAGCATTAGGGCTGCTTGAAGGAATGCTTGGATTTACAGGAGCACAGCAAACTCTTATGATTGCATTGCACTTTGCACAGGATAGCTTTGGTACAGCTGCAAATGTTACAGGTGATGGTGCTATTGCACTGATTGTAGATAAGCTTATTAGAAAAAAAAATAATACTACTTTACAAAAGGCAGAAAATGCTTAGAAAAATAATAAAACAGGGTTAGAAATTTAGCCCTGTTTTGTTATTTTCAGAATCAATGGATGCGTTTGTATGGATACGTATTTCGAACATGATAATGCAAGTAATATCCAATATCAGATGAATGGATTAAATTATTATAAATAGATTGGGGAACACCTCGGTGTTGATAGGTTTCACCAGAAATAAATGTTATTTCTAATATTTGATTAGTAGGATCATAGCCTATAGATTCAATAACGTTTGAATGTACCTTTACTTTTGTCATTCCATTCTCTCCTTTGTCTAAATTTTTATTGAAAAGACACATTGAAATAAAATGGTACAAGTAAATTATACTAAATGCTTATTTAAAAAAATGTAGAAAGTTGTTATTGTTAAGAAAAAAATTATGAAGTACAGCTTTAATGTTGATGTTATTTCTCTATATTATAGTTTTAAAATAGAAATTGGTAACATACATATTATTACAAGCAATATTTTGTCTATAAGATCAGGAAATGAAAAGTTTTTTATAATGCATTGTGTTTTCTAGAAAAGGGGGGCTTCAAGAGTTTATGATGGATTTTTCTGTAATTATTAAGAAGGATAGAGAAGAAAGGAAAAAGCAGCATTTTGAAGGAACATTTCTAGACTATCTTGAAATTTTGAAAGAAAATCCTTCTGTATGTATGTTAGCACATCAAAGAATGTATGAAAGAATTATGGAAAAGGGAGTAGAAGTAATCAATACAGAAGAAAATCCAAGATTGAGAAGGATATATGGCAATGAATTGATCAAAAAATATAATTTTTTTAAGGATAATTTTTTTGGTATAGATAAGAGTATTATGAAAATAGTAAGGTATTTTCATACAGCAGCTATGAAAGGTGAAGAATCTAGACAGGTGCTTTATCTAGTAGGTCCTGTAGGAGCAGGCAAATCATCACTCATGGAAGCGTTAAAAAGAGCATTAGAGCAAGGTCCACCTGTATATGCAATAAAGGGATGTCCAATGAGGGAAGAACCTCTTCATCTTGTACCAAAGCATTTAAGAGATCAATTTGAAGAATTGTTAGGTGTAAAAATTGAAGGAGATTTATGTCCTATTTGTAGATATAGGTTAAAGCATGAATACAATGGTGAATTTGAAAGAATTCCTATTGAAACGGTAGATTTTAGTATTCGCTCAAGAAAAGGAATAGGTGTAGTTCCTCCTGTTGACCCAAATAATCAGGATACTTCTGTTTTGACAGGTTCTGTAGATATATCAAAACTAGATCTATATCCTGAAGACGATCCGAGGGTATTGTCTTTAAATGGAGCATTTAATGTTGGAAATAGAGGGATTGTAGAGTTTATAGAGGTATTTAAAAATGAGGTAGAGTATCTTCATACGATGATTACTGCAACCCAAGAAAAAAGCATTCCGTCTCCTGGAAAGGGGGCTATGATTTATTTTGATGGCATTATTTTAGCACATTCTAATGAAGCAGAATGGAATAAGTTTAAAGCAGATCATACAAATGAAGCAATTCTAGATAGAATTGTTAAGATAGAGATTCCTTACTGCCTTGAATTAAATGAAGAAGTGAAAATCTATGAAAAGATTCTTAAAAACAGCAATTTTAAAGCACATATTGCACCGCATACAATAGAAGTGGCTTCTATGTTTGCTATACTGACAAGGCTTGCTCCTTCAAATAAAGTTGATCCTTTAACAAAATTAAAAATTTATAATGGAGAAGAAATTGTAGAAAAGGGTAGTACAAAAAAAGTAGATATATTAGAGCTTCGTGAAGAATCAAATAGAGAAGGAATGACAGGAATATCAACTAGATTTATTATGAAGGCAATAGATACTGCATTAGTAGAATCAGAGCATGATTGTATACATCCTATTTTAGTTCTTGAGGTTTTGGTAAAATCAGTAAAGGAATTATCTATTAGTGACGAGGAAAAGAAAAAATATTTGAATTTTATTCAAAATATTATAAAAAAAGAGTACCATAATATTCTTGAAAAAGAAGTAACAAAAGCATTTATTCATGGATATAACGAGCAAGCAGAGGATTTATTTAATAATTATTTAGACCATGCCGAAAGCTATGTCAATAAGACAAAAATTAAAGACAGAAGCACAGGTGAAGAGTTAGAGCCTGATGAAAAATTCTTAAGATCCATTGAGGAACAAATTGGTATTTCTAGTGGAGCAGCAAAAGGCTTTAGACAAGATGTAACTTCTTATATGTTTTATTTGATGAGAAGTAAAAGTAAGATTGATTATAAGTGCTATGAACCTTTAAAGGAAGCTATTGAGAAGAAGCTTACAGCTTCCGTAAAGGAATTGAGTAGAGTTATTACCCGTACAAAGGTAAGAGATAAGGAACAGAATAAAAAATATGATGCTATGGTAGAAGAAATGAAGAGAAATGGATATTGTGATCACTGCTGCAATGTTATTTTGAAATATGCTGCCAATAATTTATGGAAGGATTAAAGCTTAATATATAGACATACATGCTTAAAAATGTATGTCTATATCATTAATTTTTATACTAATACGGAGGTGAGACGGGTGGCCATATTTCGAGAATTTGACAGCAGGGGCAGGGATAGGTCCGCAGAAGACAGAAGAAGACACAGGCAGCTAGTAGAGGATTCTATTAAGAAAAATATTGGAAATATTATTGCTGAAGAAAGTATTATTGGTCAGAGTAAGAATAGAAAGATTAAAGTCCCTATAAAGGGAATCAAGGAATATCAGTTTATATATGGAAAAAATCAAAAGGGAATAGGTTCAGGAACAGGAAATGAAAAAAGAGGAGATAAAATAGGAAAGGATGCTATGACTGATGGTCAAGAAAAAGCTGGGAATAATGAGGGAGAAGATATTTATGAAACAGAGATAACTATTGAAGAGCTGATACAATATTTATTTGAGGATTTAAATTTACCTTATATGCATAGAAAGAAGTTTAGTGAGATTGAATCAGAAAAGAATTTTAAAAGACTTGGATATCAAAGAAAAGGTATTCCACCGAGACTTGCGAAGAAAAGATCTGTTATTGAGAAAATAAAGAGAAAAAAGGCATATGAAAGAGGAAAAAAAGAAAATGAGAATTATGATAAAGAGAAAAGGTTTCCTTTTAAGGAAGACGATTTAAGATATTATCGGGTGCGTGAGGATGTAAGAAGAGAAAGTAATGCAGTAGTGATTTGCATTATGGATACTTCAGGTTCTATGACACTTACAAAAAAATATTTGGCAAGAAGCTTTTATTTTCTTTTGTATCAATTTGTAAGGCTAAAGTATGTTCATGTAGAGATTGTGTTTATTGCACATACGACTACTGCTAAGGAAGTTAGCGAGGATGATTTTTTTCATAAGGGAGAATCAGGTGGAACTTATATTAGCAGTGGTTATGAGAAGGCTTTAGAGATTATTGAAAAAAGGTATAATCCTGAAGTTTGGAATATTTATGCATTTCATTGTAGTGATGGAGATAACTGGTCAGAGGATAATAAAAAAGCAGTTGAAGCTGCTAAGAAATTATGTGAAACTTGTAACCTCTTCGGATATGGAGAGATTGCACCAGGATATTATACGAGGATGAGTACTATTAAAGCGGAATATAATTTAAAGGTGAAATATCCAAACTTTTCGATTGTGACCATGTCAAGAAAGGAGGATATTGTTCCTGCTCTTAAAAGATTATTAGATAAAGAAAAGGGATTGCAGGAATAATAATTTTGCTTATGATGGAATATACCATTAAAGAGCTGGAGCTGTGGAATGAAAAGATTGAGGCAATAGCAAAAGAAAATGGGCTTGATTTTTATCCTCAAGAATTTGAAATATGCAGCTATGAAGATATGATTTGCTATGAAGCATATGTTGGGATGCCTTCTCATTATCCTCACTGGAGTTATGGCAAAGCTTATGAGAAGAAAAAAACACTTTATAGGTATAATGTGACAGGTCTTCCATATGAAATGGTTATAAATTCTAATCCATGTATTGGATATTTGATGAGAGATAATACGCTGCTTTTACAGATTTTAACTATGGCTCATGTATATGGTCATAATGATTTTTTTAAAAATAATAGATTATTTACTGAAGGAACTAGAGCAGAAGATACAATAGAAATGTTTAAAAATCATGGAGATAGGATTAGAAGCTATATACATGATCCGAGTATTGGATATGAAAGAGTAGAAAGCATATTAGATGCCGCTCATGCATTAAGATTTCAGACATCTAGGGTAATAGGGTGCAAAAATCTATCAGAAGAAGAGAAAAAGAAAAGAATTCTTGAAAAATATTATAATGAAATAAAGATCACAAGTATTATTGATGAGAAAAAGAATATTCCTTTTCCTGACCTTGAAAAGATCCCTTTAGAGCCTACTGAGGATATTATGGGTTTTTTAATTCAGTATGGAAAACTTGCGGATTGGGAAAAGGACATATTAAGTATTGTAAAAGAAGAAACATTATATTTTATTCCTCAGATTGAAACAAAGATTATGAATGAAGGATGGGCAAGTTACTTTCATTATAAGATTTTGAACCAGCTAGAGCTATCGCAGGAATTGTATATGGAATTTTTAACAAGACACAATCAAGTGATTAGGCCTTTTTTAGGAAGTGTCAATCCTTACTATATGGGATTTAAAATATTTGCAGATATTGAAGAAAAATATGGAAAAGATAAGCTGTTTGAAGTTAGAAAAATGGAAAGAGACGAATCTTTTATTAGAAGATACCTTACGAAAGAGCTGTGTCATGAAATGAATCTTTTTGAGTATAAAAAGAGAGAAAAAGATTATTTGATAGAAGAAATAAGCGATGAGGAAGGATATAAAATAATAAAGAATACTTTAGCAAGCAGTACAGGGATGGGGGACATACCTTTTATAAGGGTAATAGAGGTTCTAAAAAAAGATAATACTCTTTTAGTTGTTCATGAATATGATGGAAGAGAATTGGAATTATCTTATGCTTATGAAACATTAAGATATTTACAAAGGCTCTGGGGTGGAAAAGTAGAATTAAGAACAATTGTTGATAATATAAAAAAACGAATTATATGTGATGAAAACAGAAATATTTTTTTGAAAAAAGAGTAAAGAGATAGGAATAAATTTCCTGTCAGATTAAATATTTTACGCTTCATGCAGATAAGTTGTATTCCATACACTAATAGGGTTAGTACCACATAGCCATCAAGCTAAGGAATTACTTGAAAATTCATTGCCCCCCATTCGACAAAAAAATAGTATACTAATGCTACTTACATTTTTAAGGGGGTAGTAGTATACTATGGCAAAAGCGAAAGTACTAAAGAATATAGCGATTATAAAAAATAATATGCAACAAATGATTCAAGAAATCCTTAAAATAATTTCAAAAGAAGAAATAGAAAAAATTGCAAGAGAAGTTGGTTTTATTCAAAGACAGGGAAAAATTCAAGCTTGGGAATTCCTTTATTTATGTGCCTTTTCAGGCTTAGATATTTCTAAAAACACTCTTGTAGCAATGAGTGCCAATTTAAACTCAGAAATCAATACTGAAGTCACTACACAGGCTATACATGAGCGTTTAAATCATAAGGCTGTAGCTTTTTTGCAAGAAATATTTACAAGACTATTAAATAGAATCGCTTTATCTGATTCTAAGATAGAAACTGCATGGGATAAGCACTTTGATAGAATTAGAATAGTTGATTCTACGGCATTTCAAGTTCCTGAAATGTACAAAGAAGAATACAAGGGCTCTGGCGGAAGCGCTCAAACTGCTGGTATCAAAATACATCTTGAATATGATTTAAAAACTGGAAAGTTCATGCATGTTGATGTAGGTCCTGGAAAAGAAAATGACAACACCTTTGGAAGTAAAATAAATGAAACTTTTAAAGAAAGAGATCTTGCTTTAAGGGACTTGGGCTACTTTAGTTTGAAAGACTTTAAAGCTTTAGATGATAAAGGCGCTTCTTACGTTTCAAGGCTTAAGCCAAATGTAGCTGTATACCTTGAAAATGATGATCTAGAGTATTATAAAAATGGACAAATAAAAAAATCTACTATGTACAAAAGGATTAATTTGGCAGATATAGCAATGAAAATGGATGCAGGCGAAATATTAGAATTAAAGGAAGTGTTTTTAGGAAGAATCGAGAAGCGAAAAGAGCGATTAGTCATATACAAATTAACTGATGAACAGCTAAAAGAGCGCAAA includes:
- a CDS encoding PrkA family serine protein kinase gives rise to the protein MDFSVIIKKDREERKKQHFEGTFLDYLEILKENPSVCMLAHQRMYERIMEKGVEVINTEENPRLRRIYGNELIKKYNFFKDNFFGIDKSIMKIVRYFHTAAMKGEESRQVLYLVGPVGAGKSSLMEALKRALEQGPPVYAIKGCPMREEPLHLVPKHLRDQFEELLGVKIEGDLCPICRYRLKHEYNGEFERIPIETVDFSIRSRKGIGVVPPVDPNNQDTSVLTGSVDISKLDLYPEDDPRVLSLNGAFNVGNRGIVEFIEVFKNEVEYLHTMITATQEKSIPSPGKGAMIYFDGIILAHSNEAEWNKFKADHTNEAILDRIVKIEIPYCLELNEEVKIYEKILKNSNFKAHIAPHTIEVASMFAILTRLAPSNKVDPLTKLKIYNGEEIVEKGSTKKVDILELREESNREGMTGISTRFIMKAIDTALVESEHDCIHPILVLEVLVKSVKELSISDEEKKKYLNFIQNIIKKEYHNILEKEVTKAFIHGYNEQAEDLFNNYLDHAESYVNKTKIKDRSTGEELEPDEKFLRSIEEQIGISSGAAKGFRQDVTSYMFYLMRSKSKIDYKCYEPLKEAIEKKLTASVKELSRVITRTKVRDKEQNKKYDAMVEEMKRNGYCDHCCNVILKYAANNLWKD
- a CDS encoding IS4 family transposase; this translates as MAKAKVLKNIAIIKNNMQQMIQEILKIISKEEIEKIAREVGFIQRQGKIQAWEFLYLCAFSGLDISKNTLVAMSANLNSEINTEVTTQAIHERLNHKAVAFLQEIFTRLLNRIALSDSKIETAWDKHFDRIRIVDSTAFQVPEMYKEEYKGSGGSAQTAGIKIHLEYDLKTGKFMHVDVGPGKENDNTFGSKINETFKERDLALRDLGYFSLKDFKALDDKGASYVSRLKPNVAVYLENDDLEYYKNGQIKKSTMYKRINLADIAMKMDAGEILELKEVFLGRIEKRKERLVIYKLTDEQLKERKSKVEKTAKKKGIKKSENTIKLLGITMYITNIDSSILPNDQIYEIYSLRWQIEILFKTWKSIFTISKVKPVKIDRFKCQLYGKLILLILSSAIMFKMRNELLNTEQLEASEIKSAEIIKQYIQKVYLGLINTHLKACTILVEIYVCIKRNGRKSHRKGKKTFFDILGVSYHYQEKVCRFAA
- a CDS encoding SpoVR family protein, which codes for MMEYTIKELELWNEKIEAIAKENGLDFYPQEFEICSYEDMICYEAYVGMPSHYPHWSYGKAYEKKKTLYRYNVTGLPYEMVINSNPCIGYLMRDNTLLLQILTMAHVYGHNDFFKNNRLFTEGTRAEDTIEMFKNHGDRIRSYIHDPSIGYERVESILDAAHALRFQTSRVIGCKNLSEEEKKKRILEKYYNEIKITSIIDEKKNIPFPDLEKIPLEPTEDIMGFLIQYGKLADWEKDILSIVKEETLYFIPQIETKIMNEGWASYFHYKILNQLELSQELYMEFLTRHNQVIRPFLGSVNPYYMGFKIFADIEEKYGKDKLFEVRKMERDESFIRRYLTKELCHEMNLFEYKKREKDYLIEEISDEEGYKIIKNTLASSTGMGDIPFIRVIEVLKKDNTLLVVHEYDGRELELSYAYETLRYLQRLWGGKVELRTIVDNIKKRIICDENRNIFLKKE
- a CDS encoding dicarboxylate/amino acid:cation symporter is translated as MQKKMGLLPKLLLGIIFGIIIGLISKSIEMYIPVRLLSTFSGIFGNFLKFIIPCIIIGFVAPGIADLGKSAGKMLGITALFAYSSTIIAGTFAYVAGSSILSKVIKVGETAGKSNIDLSPYFTIEMPPIMGVMTALVLAFVLGVGMASIKGKDLKGALSDFQSIVELVIKNVIIPFIPIHVAGIMAKLTTTGEIFVTIKAFSTVFAIIIPLQIIYVLLQYIVAWMFTKKSPAVCIKNMLPAYFTAIGTQSSAATIPITMQSARKNGIAEDVVDFVVPLCATIHLAGDTITLVLLSMGVMMIAGTVPTFSMMLPFILMLGVTMVAAPGIPGGGVMAALGLLEGMLGFTGAQQTLMIALHFAQDSFGTAANVTGDGAIALIVDKLIRKKNNTTLQKAENA
- the yhbH gene encoding sporulation protein YhbH, with the protein product MAIFREFDSRGRDRSAEDRRRHRQLVEDSIKKNIGNIIAEESIIGQSKNRKIKVPIKGIKEYQFIYGKNQKGIGSGTGNEKRGDKIGKDAMTDGQEKAGNNEGEDIYETEITIEELIQYLFEDLNLPYMHRKKFSEIESEKNFKRLGYQRKGIPPRLAKKRSVIEKIKRKKAYERGKKENENYDKEKRFPFKEDDLRYYRVREDVRRESNAVVICIMDTSGSMTLTKKYLARSFYFLLYQFVRLKYVHVEIVFIAHTTTAKEVSEDDFFHKGESGGTYISSGYEKALEIIEKRYNPEVWNIYAFHCSDGDNWSEDNKKAVEAAKKLCETCNLFGYGEIAPGYYTRMSTIKAEYNLKVKYPNFSIVTMSRKEDIVPALKRLLDKEKGLQE
- a CDS encoding KTSC domain-containing protein, whose amino-acid sequence is MCLFNKNLDKGENGMTKVKVHSNVIESIGYDPTNQILEITFISGETYQHRGVPQSIYNNLIHSSDIGYYLHYHVRNTYPYKRIH